A part of Perca fluviatilis chromosome 15, GENO_Pfluv_1.0, whole genome shotgun sequence genomic DNA contains:
- the ezh1 gene encoding histone-lysine N-methyltransferase EZH1 isoform X1, producing MEETVAAAPAPGTGAAPPTPRPQFPSFVPSRSLLEWRRRVKSEYMRLRQLKRLKKVEEVKTLFMSNRQKIEQQTDLLNAEWSRLRIQSIPLSTSGGAQANKKMCTVEFGFPEFKAQAIAMRPLSTVAGIPFMYSWSPLQNNFMVEDETFLHNIPYMGDEVLEQDEAFLEELIDNYDGVHGDREGGFISDEVFKELVEALSQYSDHEEEEEEEAPVTAVTAVTAVTAVTAVTATTAEVTGKKEDERVMRSSVEGSEETKPGTVASIRRKRRSTTEVRDLSSSKKVPNDNIFTAIASMFPYKGTTEELKEKYKDLLEPPSPVKLPPLCTPNLDGPFAKSVQREQSLHSFHTLFCRRCFKYDCFLHPFHATPNVYKRKSKEIRIETEPCGVDCFLLQKGAKEFVDQNMLRSQRSRRRRRQQRPTCSSFPGPSASAEEGKEGYSDHETTSSSEGNSRCQTPTKLRLRDDEGEQQASCVVQWSGAEESLFRVLHGTYFNNFCSIARLIGTKNCKEVYEFAVKEVLIHRVPLVDGGIEPQKKKRKHRLWAKIQLKKDNLSNQVYNYQPCDHPDHPCDSSCPCVMTQNFCEKFCQCAHECQNRFPGCRCKTQCNTKQCPCYLAVRECDPDLCMTCGTADHWDNKAISCKNCSIQRGLKKHLLLAPSDVAGWGTFIKESVQKNEFISEYCGELISQDEADRRGRIYDKYMSSFLFNLNKDFVVDATRKGNKIRFANHSVNPNCYAKVVMVNGDHRIGIFAKRAILQGEELFFDYRYSQADALKYVGIEREVDMT from the exons ATGGAGGAAACAGTTGCTGCAGCTCCAGCCCCTGGCACCGGTGCTGCCCCACCAACCCCAAGACCTCAGTTTCCCTCCTTTGTGCCCTCCCGCAGCCTGCTAGAGTGGAGACGGAGGGTCAAGTCTGAGTATATGCGCCTTCGCCAATTAAAACGCCTTAAAAAAGTAGAGGAGGTCAAG ACCCTGTTCATGTCCAACAGGCAAAAGATTGAACAGCAGACCGATCTCCTGAATGCAGAGTGGTCCAGGCTCAGGATTCAGTCCATCCCTCTGTCAACGTCTGGTGGAGCTCAGGCCAacaaaaag ATGTGTACAGTGGAGTTTGGCTTCCCAGAATTCAAAGCTCAAGCCATTGCCATGAGACCCTTGTCAACGGTGGCAGGAATCCCCTTCATGTACTCCTGGTCACCTCTGCAGAACAACTTCATG GTGGAGGACGAAACTTTCCTTCACAACATCCCATACATGGGCGACGAGGTGCTGGAACAGGACGAGGCCTTCCTGGAGGAACTCATCGACAACTATGATGGTGTCCATGGTGACAGAG AGGGGGGGTTTATCAGTGACGAGGTCTTCAAAGAGCTAGTGGAGGCCCTGAGCCAGTACTCTGACcacgaggaggaggaagaggaggaagcaccGGTGACAGCGGTGACAGCGGTGACAGCGGTGACAGCGGTGACAGCGGTGACAGCAACAACGGCGGAGGTGACGGGAAAGAAGGAGGACGAGAGAGTGATGAGGAGCTCAGTGGAGGGTTCAGAAGAGACCAAACCTGGTACTGTGGCATCcatcaggaggaagaggaggagcacTACGGAGG TGAGGGACTTGTCCAGCAGCAAGAAGGTCCCCAACGATAACATATTTACAGCCATCGCCTCAATGTTCCCTTACAAGGGCACCACGGAGGAGCTGAAGGAAAA GTACAAGGACCTCCTTGAGCCCCCCAGTCCGGTGAAGCTGCCCCCACTCTGCACCCCCAACCTCGACGGACCCTTTGCTAAGTCTGTACAGCGGGAGCAGTCGTTACACTCCTTCCACACGCTCTTCTGCAGACGTTGCTTCAAATACGACTGTTTCCTCCACC CTTTCCATGCTACACCCAATGTTTATAAGAGGAAGAGTAAGGAGATCCGCATTGAGACTGAACCATGTGGTGTAGACTGCTTCCTGTTACAG AAAGGGGCTAAAGAATTTGTGGATCAGAATATGTTACGGTCACAGAGGTCTCGGCGGCGCCGAAGGCAGCAGCGTCCCACCTGCTCCAGCTTTCCTGGACCGTCTGCATCTGctgaggaaggaaaggagggcTACAGTGACCATGAAACCACCTCCTCATCAG AGGGGAATTCGCGATGCCAGACTCCCACAAAGCTGCGTCTAAGGGATGATGAAGGAGAGCAGCAGGCGAGCTGTGTGGTTCAGTGGAGCGGGGCGGAGGAGTCACTCTTCCGGGTGCTACACGGCACCTACTTCAACAACTTCTGCTCCATCGCTCGTCTCATCGGTACAAAGAACTGCAAGGAG GTGTACGAGTTTGCAGTAAAGGAGGTCCTGATCCATCGAGTTCCTTTGGTTGATGGAGGCATCGAGCCCCAAAAGAAGAAACGGAAACACAG GTTATGGGCAAAGATTCAGCTAAAGAAAG ATAATTTGTCCAATCAGGTGTACAACTATCAGCCATGTGATCACCCCGACCATCCATGCGACAGCTCCTGCCCGTGTGTGATGACCCAGAATTTCTGTGAGAAGTTCTGCCAGTGCGCCCATGAGT GCCAGAACCGCTTCCCAGGCTGCAGGTGTAAGACACAGTGTAACACTAAACAGTGTCCCTGCTACCTGGCCGTGAGGGAATGTGACCCAGATCTGTGCATGACCTGCGGCACTGCAGACCACTGGGACAACAAAGCAATCTCCTGCAAGAACTGCAGCATCCAGAGAGGCCTAAAAAAG CACCTGCTTTTAGCTCCATCAGATGTCGCCGGATGGGGCACCTTCATCAAAGAGTCAGTTCAGAAGAATGAGTTCATCTCTGAATACTGCGGAGAG CTGATCTCCCAAGATGAGGCAGACCGACGTGGAAGGATCTATGACAAATACATGTCTAGTTTCCTTTTCAACTTGAACAAAG ACTTTGTTGTGGATGCCACGCGAAAGGGGAATAAAATCCGCTTTGCAAATCATTCAGTTAATCCCAACTGCTACGCTAAAG TGGTAATGGTGAATGGAGACCACCGCATTGGTATCTTTGCCAAACGAGCTATCCTGCAAGGAGAGGAGCTCTTCTTTGACTACAG ATACAGCCAAGCGGATGCCCTCAAATATGtggggatagagagggaggtagATATGACTTAG
- the ezh1 gene encoding histone-lysine N-methyltransferase EZH1 isoform X2 — protein MEETVAAAPAPGTGAAPPTPRPQFPSFVPSRSLLEWRRRVKSEYMRLRQLKRLKKVEEVKTLFMSNRQKIEQQTDLLNAEWSRLRIQSIPLSTSGGAQANKKMCTVEFGFPEFKAQAIAMRPLSTVAGIPFMYSWSPLQNNFMVEDETFLHNIPYMGDEVLEQDEAFLEELIDNYDGVHGDREGGFISDEVFKELVEALSQYSDHEEEEEEEAPVTAVTAVTAVTAVTAVTATTAEVTGKKEDERVMRSSVEGSEETKPGTVASIRRKRRSTTEVRDLSSSKKVPNDNIFTAIASMFPYKGTTEELKEKYKDLLEPPSPVKLPPLCTPNLDGPFAKSVQREQSLHSFHTLFCRRCFKYDCFLHPFHATPNVYKRKSKEIRIETEPCGVDCFLLQKGAKEFVDQNMLRSQRSRRRRRQQRPTCSSFPGPSASAEEGKEGYSDHETTSSSEGNSRCQTPTKLRLRDDEGEQQASCVVQWSGAEESLFRVLHGTYFNNFCSIARLIGTKNCKEVYEFAVKEVLIHRVPLVDGGIEPQKKKRKHRLWAKIQLKKDNLSNQVYNYQPCDHPDHPCDSSCPCVMTQNFCEKFCQCAHECQNRFPGCRCKTQCNTKQCPCYLAVRECDPDLCMTCGTADHWDNKAISCKNCSIQRGLKKHLLLAPSDVAGWGTFIKESVQKNEFISEYCGELISQDEADRRGRIYDKYMSSFLFNLNKDFVVDATRKGNKIRFANHSVNPNCYAKVVMVNGDHRIGIFAKRAILQGEELFFDYR, from the exons ATGGAGGAAACAGTTGCTGCAGCTCCAGCCCCTGGCACCGGTGCTGCCCCACCAACCCCAAGACCTCAGTTTCCCTCCTTTGTGCCCTCCCGCAGCCTGCTAGAGTGGAGACGGAGGGTCAAGTCTGAGTATATGCGCCTTCGCCAATTAAAACGCCTTAAAAAAGTAGAGGAGGTCAAG ACCCTGTTCATGTCCAACAGGCAAAAGATTGAACAGCAGACCGATCTCCTGAATGCAGAGTGGTCCAGGCTCAGGATTCAGTCCATCCCTCTGTCAACGTCTGGTGGAGCTCAGGCCAacaaaaag ATGTGTACAGTGGAGTTTGGCTTCCCAGAATTCAAAGCTCAAGCCATTGCCATGAGACCCTTGTCAACGGTGGCAGGAATCCCCTTCATGTACTCCTGGTCACCTCTGCAGAACAACTTCATG GTGGAGGACGAAACTTTCCTTCACAACATCCCATACATGGGCGACGAGGTGCTGGAACAGGACGAGGCCTTCCTGGAGGAACTCATCGACAACTATGATGGTGTCCATGGTGACAGAG AGGGGGGGTTTATCAGTGACGAGGTCTTCAAAGAGCTAGTGGAGGCCCTGAGCCAGTACTCTGACcacgaggaggaggaagaggaggaagcaccGGTGACAGCGGTGACAGCGGTGACAGCGGTGACAGCGGTGACAGCGGTGACAGCAACAACGGCGGAGGTGACGGGAAAGAAGGAGGACGAGAGAGTGATGAGGAGCTCAGTGGAGGGTTCAGAAGAGACCAAACCTGGTACTGTGGCATCcatcaggaggaagaggaggagcacTACGGAGG TGAGGGACTTGTCCAGCAGCAAGAAGGTCCCCAACGATAACATATTTACAGCCATCGCCTCAATGTTCCCTTACAAGGGCACCACGGAGGAGCTGAAGGAAAA GTACAAGGACCTCCTTGAGCCCCCCAGTCCGGTGAAGCTGCCCCCACTCTGCACCCCCAACCTCGACGGACCCTTTGCTAAGTCTGTACAGCGGGAGCAGTCGTTACACTCCTTCCACACGCTCTTCTGCAGACGTTGCTTCAAATACGACTGTTTCCTCCACC CTTTCCATGCTACACCCAATGTTTATAAGAGGAAGAGTAAGGAGATCCGCATTGAGACTGAACCATGTGGTGTAGACTGCTTCCTGTTACAG AAAGGGGCTAAAGAATTTGTGGATCAGAATATGTTACGGTCACAGAGGTCTCGGCGGCGCCGAAGGCAGCAGCGTCCCACCTGCTCCAGCTTTCCTGGACCGTCTGCATCTGctgaggaaggaaaggagggcTACAGTGACCATGAAACCACCTCCTCATCAG AGGGGAATTCGCGATGCCAGACTCCCACAAAGCTGCGTCTAAGGGATGATGAAGGAGAGCAGCAGGCGAGCTGTGTGGTTCAGTGGAGCGGGGCGGAGGAGTCACTCTTCCGGGTGCTACACGGCACCTACTTCAACAACTTCTGCTCCATCGCTCGTCTCATCGGTACAAAGAACTGCAAGGAG GTGTACGAGTTTGCAGTAAAGGAGGTCCTGATCCATCGAGTTCCTTTGGTTGATGGAGGCATCGAGCCCCAAAAGAAGAAACGGAAACACAG GTTATGGGCAAAGATTCAGCTAAAGAAAG ATAATTTGTCCAATCAGGTGTACAACTATCAGCCATGTGATCACCCCGACCATCCATGCGACAGCTCCTGCCCGTGTGTGATGACCCAGAATTTCTGTGAGAAGTTCTGCCAGTGCGCCCATGAGT GCCAGAACCGCTTCCCAGGCTGCAGGTGTAAGACACAGTGTAACACTAAACAGTGTCCCTGCTACCTGGCCGTGAGGGAATGTGACCCAGATCTGTGCATGACCTGCGGCACTGCAGACCACTGGGACAACAAAGCAATCTCCTGCAAGAACTGCAGCATCCAGAGAGGCCTAAAAAAG CACCTGCTTTTAGCTCCATCAGATGTCGCCGGATGGGGCACCTTCATCAAAGAGTCAGTTCAGAAGAATGAGTTCATCTCTGAATACTGCGGAGAG CTGATCTCCCAAGATGAGGCAGACCGACGTGGAAGGATCTATGACAAATACATGTCTAGTTTCCTTTTCAACTTGAACAAAG ACTTTGTTGTGGATGCCACGCGAAAGGGGAATAAAATCCGCTTTGCAAATCATTCAGTTAATCCCAACTGCTACGCTAAAG TGGTAATGGTGAATGGAGACCACCGCATTGGTATCTTTGCCAAACGAGCTATCCTGCAAGGAGAGGAGCTCTTCTTTGACTACAGGTAG